In Carassius auratus strain Wakin unplaced genomic scaffold, ASM336829v1 scaf_tig00215412, whole genome shotgun sequence, one DNA window encodes the following:
- the LOC113094609 gene encoding uncharacterized protein LOC113094609, which translates to MPMDARHLEHDYCSVPEPAAVDHALDQTEDLRKEVDRLRRQVEELSVSQRFCLGRFAASDDDVRFYTRFVTYSHLMAFWKLIEPASHNMIRVSRARAIRSEAGTTGSAWGQSLQPIDEFFLFMVHLSVGLKQQDLAHRFNIHQSTVSRIITTWANFLYTILGSVRIWMSEEEVKAHLPNEFQDYPDTQVVIDCTELRCQTPSSLLLQSEVFSTYKSHCTFKGLIGMAPHGAITFVSSLYAGSVSDKELFKQSGIVSLLKHGMAIMVDKGFLVDDCVPCKVYRPAYLSKREQMSADEVRETQSIARLRVHVERLIRRVKQHKLFDTVIPLSITGSINQLYTVACLLVNYQNGPLVKAWAKD; encoded by the exons ATGCCAATGGATGCCCGGCATCTGGAACATGATTATTGTTCAGTTCCAGAACCCGCGGCAGTTGATCATGCACTGGATCAAACTGAGGATCTCCGTAAAGAGGTGGACCGACTAAGGAGACAGGTGGAGGAGTTGTCGGTCAGTCAAAGGTTTTGTTTGGGGCGATTTGCTGCTTCCGACGATGATGTAAGGTTCTACACTAG GTTCGTGACTTACAGCCATTTAATGGCTTTCTGGAAACTCATTGAGCCTGCATCCCACAACATGATTCGTGTGTCAAGAGCAAGAGCAATAAGGAGTGAAGCTGGAACAACAGGCAGTGCATGG GGTCAGTCTCTGCAGCCCATTGATGAGTTCTTCCTCTTCATGGTCCACCTCTCTGTTGGCTTAAAACAGCAGGATCTGGCCCACAGATTCAACATCCATCAGTCCACTGTTAGCCGAATTATTACAACCTGGGCCAATTTTTTGTACACCATTCTTGGGTCTGTCCGCATCTGGATGTCTGAGGAGGAAGTCAAGGCTCATCTTCCCAATGAGTTCCAGGACTACCCAGACACACAAGTGGTGATCGACTGCACAGAGTTGCGTTGCCAAACTCCATCCTCTCTCCTGCTTCAAAGTGAAGTCTTCTCCACTTACAAGTCCCACTGCACCTTCAAGGGATTAATCGGCATGGCACCACATGGTGCAATCACCTTTGTTTCATCCCTGTATGCAGGTTCTGTCAGTGACAAAGAGCTTTTTAAGCAGTCTGGGATTGTGTCGCTGTTGAAACATGGAATGGCGATAATGGTCGACAAAGGTTTTCTTGTTGATGACTGTGTGCCATGCAAAGTTTACAGACCTGCTTACCTGTCGAAGCGGGAACAGATGTCAGCCGATGAAGTGAGGGAGACACAGTCCATTGCTCGGCTAAGGGTCCACGTTGAGCGTCTCATCCGCAGGGTGAAGCAACACAAGCTGTTCGACACAGTCATCCCTCTTTCCATCACAGGGAGTATCAACCAGCTGTACACTGTTGCTTGCCTCCTTGTAAATTACCAAAATGGCCCCTTAGTAAAAGCATGGGCAAAGGATTAA